The following coding sequences are from one Vibrio syngnathi window:
- a CDS encoding DUF1538 domain-containing protein translates to MTAVLALFRAMLGSLRDLLPIVAVIAFFQLAVLQEPLPHLLSILTGLVLVVFGLTFFIFGLEMGLFPIGESMAQAFARKGSVFWLLTFAFCLGFGTTIAEPALTAVAAEAAEVAAEGGVIPNSLEEMEHYANGLRFTVALSVGIAILLGVLRILKGWPIQYMIIGGYIGVVVLTAFAPENIIGIAYDSGGVTTSTITVPLVTALGVGLASAIKGRNPMIDGFGLIAFASLLPMMFVMVVT, encoded by the coding sequence ATGACGGCAGTGCTTGCTTTGTTTCGAGCCATGTTAGGCAGCCTAAGAGATTTATTGCCGATCGTGGCGGTGATCGCTTTCTTCCAGCTTGCTGTTCTGCAAGAGCCACTCCCTCATCTTTTGTCTATTCTCACTGGCTTAGTACTGGTGGTCTTTGGGCTGACTTTCTTTATATTTGGCCTTGAAATGGGTCTATTTCCAATCGGAGAATCGATGGCTCAAGCATTCGCCCGCAAGGGGAGTGTGTTCTGGTTACTAACCTTTGCCTTTTGTTTGGGGTTTGGCACCACTATCGCGGAACCTGCTTTGACAGCCGTCGCTGCTGAAGCGGCAGAAGTAGCGGCTGAGGGCGGTGTTATTCCTAACTCGTTAGAGGAGATGGAGCACTACGCGAATGGCCTGCGTTTCACGGTGGCACTGTCGGTCGGTATCGCTATTTTACTTGGTGTGCTTCGGATCTTAAAAGGTTGGCCAATTCAGTACATGATCATCGGTGGTTATATTGGAGTGGTGGTGCTCACGGCATTTGCCCCGGAAAACATTATTGGGATTGCGTACGACTCTGGCGGCGTTACAACATCGACGATCACCGTTCCGTTAGTGACCGCATTAGGCGTAGGTTTAGCCTCGGCGATTAAAGGGCGAAACCCGATGATTGATGGCTTTGGATTGATCGCCTTTGCTTCACTTCTGCCGATGATGTTTGTGATGGTGGTGACATGA
- the htpG gene encoding molecular chaperone HtpG, whose amino-acid sequence MSETATQNKETRGFQSEVKQLLHLMIHSLYSNKEIFLRELISNASDAADKLRFQALSNGDLYQGDADLGVKLSFNAEANTLTISDNGIGMSRDNVIEHLGTIAKSGTADFFSKLSEDQSKDSQLIGQFGVGFYSAFIVADAVTVRTRAAGLANDQAVQWHSAGEGDYTIEDITKESRGTDIILHMREDGKEFLNEWRLREVIGKYSDHIGIPVSIFTAVKDDEGKDTEEKHWEQINKAQALWTRNKSDIEKEEYQEFYKHVSHDFADPLTWSHNKVEGKNDYTSLLYIPAKAPWDMMNRDHKSGLKLYVQRVFIMDDAEQFMPSYMRFVRGLIDSNDLPLNVSREILQDNKVTQSLRGACTKRVLTMLERMAKNDNDKYLEFWKEFGLVLKEGPAEDMANKEKIAGLLRFSSTEVDSADQTISLASYVERMKEGQDKIYYLTADSYAAAKNSPHLEQFKAKGIEVVLMYDRIDEYVMNYLTDFDGKQFQSITKAGLDLSKFEGEEEKEKQKETEEEFKSVVERTQSYLGGRVKEVRTTFKLAATPAVVVTDDFEMGTQMAKLLEAAGQAAPEVKYIFEINPEHALVKQMADEADEQAFGRWVELLLGQAMLAEKGSMEDPSQFLGAINELLTKR is encoded by the coding sequence ATGAGCGAAACGGCAACGCAAAATAAAGAGACTCGTGGCTTTCAATCTGAAGTAAAACAACTACTTCATCTAATGATTCACTCACTGTATTCAAATAAAGAAATCTTTCTACGTGAGCTGATCTCTAACGCATCTGATGCGGCTGATAAGCTTCGTTTTCAAGCGCTATCAAATGGTGACCTTTACCAAGGTGACGCTGATTTAGGTGTAAAACTTTCGTTCAATGCTGAAGCGAATACTTTAACGATCTCTGATAACGGCATCGGCATGAGCCGTGACAACGTTATTGAGCATTTAGGTACGATTGCTAAATCGGGTACTGCAGACTTTTTCTCAAAGCTGTCTGAAGACCAAAGCAAAGACTCTCAATTGATTGGTCAATTTGGTGTGGGTTTCTATTCTGCATTTATCGTTGCAGACGCAGTGACTGTTCGTACACGAGCGGCTGGACTTGCTAATGATCAAGCTGTGCAATGGCATTCTGCTGGCGAAGGCGATTACACCATTGAAGATATCACGAAAGAATCTCGTGGTACTGACATCATTCTCCACATGCGCGAAGACGGTAAAGAATTCCTAAATGAGTGGCGTCTACGTGAAGTGATTGGTAAATATTCTGATCACATCGGCATTCCTGTTTCTATCTTTACAGCTGTGAAAGATGACGAAGGTAAAGACACCGAAGAGAAGCATTGGGAACAGATTAACAAAGCTCAAGCGCTTTGGACTCGTAATAAATCTGATATCGAGAAAGAAGAGTACCAAGAGTTTTACAAGCACGTATCTCACGACTTTGCTGATCCACTAACCTGGAGCCACAACAAAGTTGAAGGTAAGAACGATTACACAAGCCTGCTTTACATTCCTGCAAAAGCACCTTGGGACATGATGAACCGTGACCACAAGAGCGGACTAAAACTTTACGTGCAACGCGTGTTCATTATGGATGACGCAGAGCAGTTCATGCCATCTTACATGCGTTTCGTTCGCGGCTTGATTGATTCAAACGATCTGCCACTGAACGTGTCTCGTGAAATTCTGCAAGATAACAAGGTAACCCAGTCTCTTCGTGGCGCGTGTACTAAGCGTGTACTGACTATGCTTGAGCGCATGGCGAAGAATGACAATGATAAATACCTAGAGTTTTGGAAAGAGTTCGGCCTAGTCTTGAAAGAAGGCCCTGCTGAAGACATGGCGAACAAAGAGAAGATCGCTGGTCTACTTCGTTTCTCGTCAACGGAAGTGGATTCTGCTGATCAAACCATCAGCCTAGCATCTTACGTTGAACGCATGAAAGAAGGCCAAGACAAGATTTACTACCTAACAGCAGATAGCTACGCTGCTGCTAAGAACAGCCCACACTTGGAGCAGTTCAAAGCGAAAGGTATTGAAGTCGTTCTAATGTACGATCGTATTGATGAGTACGTAATGAACTACCTGACTGATTTTGATGGTAAGCAGTTCCAATCGATCACTAAAGCAGGCTTAGACCTAAGCAAGTTTGAAGGTGAAGAAGAGAAAGAGAAGCAAAAAGAGACAGAAGAAGAGTTTAAATCTGTTGTTGAGCGTACTCAATCTTACCTAGGTGGTCGTGTTAAAGAAGTTCGTACAACCTTCAAGCTAGCCGCAACGCCTGCGGTTGTTGTGACTGACGACTTCGAAATGGGTACGCAAATGGCTAAGCTTCTTGAAGCTGCGGGTCAAGCCGCACCGGAAGTTAAGTACATCTTTGAGATTAACCCTGAGCACGCACTTGTGAAACAGATGGCTGATGAAGCGGATGAGCAAGCGTTCGGCCGTTGGGTTGAGTTACTCCTTGGCCAAGCTATGCTAGCTGAAAAAGGCTCAATGGAAGATCCATCACAATTCTTAGGTGCAATCAACGAACTACTGACAAAACGTTAG
- the yfcE gene encoding phosphodiesterase, translating into MKLFFASDLHGSLPATEKVLELYQASGAQYLVLLGDILNHGPRNPIPEGYNPPAVAEKLNAFSQEIIAVRGNCDSEVDQVLLSFPMMMDYSWVLLESGQRIFLTHGHLYNTNKRPALKTGDIIAHGHTHIPVAEYQDDIFIFNPSSVTFPREGHAASYGIYEHNTFKVISLEGDVLVSGQL; encoded by the coding sequence GTGAAATTATTTTTTGCTTCAGACCTGCACGGTTCGCTGCCAGCAACAGAAAAAGTATTAGAGCTATACCAAGCATCTGGTGCGCAATATTTAGTGTTATTGGGTGACATTCTGAATCACGGGCCAAGAAACCCAATTCCAGAAGGATACAACCCGCCAGCGGTTGCAGAGAAGTTGAATGCGTTTTCTCAAGAGATCATTGCCGTTCGCGGCAACTGCGATAGTGAAGTGGATCAGGTGCTGTTGTCTTTTCCAATGATGATGGATTACTCGTGGGTACTATTAGAATCAGGTCAGCGTATCTTCCTAACGCATGGTCATTTGTATAATACCAATAAGCGCCCTGCGCTGAAGACGGGTGATATTATTGCACATGGTCATACCCATATTCCTGTCGCTGAATACCAAGATGACATATTCATCTTTAATCCTAGCTCGGTGACATTCCCACGAGAGGGACACGCGGCGAGTTATGGCATCTATGAACACAATACCTTCAAAGTTATTAGTCTTGAAGGTGATGTTCTCGTGAGTGGCCAGCTTTAA
- a CDS encoding SDR family oxidoreductase: MNKSILITGCSTGIGYTCAHALQKRGFHVIASCRDPQDVQRLQDEGLTSIQLDLSNQESIENAAKLAIELSPNGLYGLFNNGAYGQAGALEDLPTQGLREQFETNFFGWHHLVCQILPHMRERGEGRIVQNSSVLGFAAMKYRGAYNASKFAIEGWTDTLRLELHGSGIHISLLQPGPIETQFRTNALKAFNKWIVISGSAHKTAYQQQKDRLEKESSNNAFVLPPESCVEPVFHALTADKPKLRYRVTTPTKVFAVLKRILPSRLLDPILRKAA; encoded by the coding sequence GTGAACAAGTCGATTCTAATTACTGGTTGCTCAACGGGTATTGGCTATACATGTGCTCATGCACTTCAAAAGCGCGGCTTTCATGTCATTGCATCTTGCCGTGATCCACAAGATGTTCAACGCCTTCAAGATGAAGGGCTCACCAGTATTCAATTAGATCTTTCCAACCAAGAAAGCATCGAGAATGCTGCCAAGCTTGCGATTGAACTCTCACCTAACGGGTTATATGGACTGTTTAACAACGGTGCTTACGGTCAAGCAGGTGCGCTGGAAGACTTACCGACTCAAGGGCTCAGAGAGCAATTCGAAACCAACTTCTTTGGTTGGCACCACCTTGTTTGTCAGATCCTTCCGCACATGCGTGAACGCGGTGAAGGCCGAATAGTACAAAACAGTTCCGTATTAGGTTTTGCCGCAATGAAATATCGTGGCGCTTATAATGCGTCAAAGTTCGCGATTGAAGGCTGGACGGATACCTTGCGTTTAGAGCTGCATGGCAGCGGTATACACATCTCGTTACTGCAACCTGGGCCAATTGAGACTCAATTTAGAACCAATGCCCTGAAAGCATTCAATAAATGGATTGTCATCTCTGGTAGCGCTCATAAAACAGCTTATCAACAACAAAAAGACCGACTTGAAAAGGAGTCATCGAACAACGCTTTTGTTCTTCCGCCTGAAAGTTGTGTTGAGCCGGTATTCCATGCTCTCACAGCCGACAAACCCAAACTAAGATACCGTGTGACTACCCCAACTAAAGTGTTCGCGGTATTGAAAAGGATTCTACCAAGTCGCTTGCTAGACCCTATTTTGAGAAAAGCGGCATAA
- a CDS encoding regulatory protein ToxS, giving the protein MKLKLSIILLVISAFLSGWLYWGSDAKIERLLTQHEWQSKMVTLISDIKQEDSIGPLRKVELSSNAKYLPNGTYLRMAVVKLYGTQTAPANVINISETGQWDINDNYLLISPTEFKDVTSAERQDFSEEQLELITQVIKMDAEQSRRIDIINQKALLLTSLNHGSTVLFSN; this is encoded by the coding sequence ATGAAATTAAAATTATCCATTATTTTACTGGTTATCTCTGCTTTCTTGAGCGGCTGGTTATACTGGGGCAGCGATGCAAAGATAGAACGCTTGCTTACGCAACACGAATGGCAATCGAAAATGGTGACTCTGATTAGCGATATCAAGCAAGAGGATTCAATCGGGCCACTGCGTAAGGTTGAGCTATCATCGAATGCGAAGTATTTGCCAAACGGTACGTATCTGAGAATGGCTGTAGTTAAACTGTATGGCACTCAGACTGCACCCGCAAACGTCATCAATATTTCCGAAACCGGTCAGTGGGATATTAACGATAATTACTTACTGATTTCACCAACGGAGTTTAAAGATGTCACTTCTGCTGAGCGACAAGACTTTTCAGAGGAGCAACTCGAGCTGATCACTCAAGTGATTAAAATGGATGCAGAACAAAGCCGACGCATTGATATTATTAATCAGAAAGCACTGCTGCTCACTAGCCTAAATCATGGTTCTACGGTGTTATTCTCAAACTAA
- a CDS encoding TIGR01777 family oxidoreductase has translation MKILLTGGTGFIGSELVKSWNTDDVTLLTRSPEKAKQNLNHLNQNNLHYILSLDELSDLNDFDVVVNLAGEPIADKRWSAEQKERICNSRWHITEKLVELVHASSNPPKAFISGSAVGYYGDQQQHPFDESLQVEDESFPHKVCAHWEEIAKRAQSSNTRVILLRTGIVLGENGGALKKMLMPYKLGVGGPLGSGEQYMPWIHMLDMVRAINHLLSMPHAQGEFNMCAPHPVTNKLFSSTLAKQLGRPHFLFTPKWAMSLLMGESSCLLFDSIRSKPKKLTEMGFNFSYSRIEPALKNLLQHQD, from the coding sequence ATGAAGATATTGTTAACAGGTGGTACGGGATTTATTGGCTCTGAACTGGTCAAGAGTTGGAACACTGACGACGTAACATTGCTGACGCGGAGTCCTGAAAAAGCAAAGCAAAACCTAAATCACCTCAACCAAAACAACCTTCATTACATTCTATCTCTTGATGAACTGAGCGACCTCAATGACTTCGATGTTGTGGTTAACCTTGCAGGCGAGCCTATTGCCGACAAGCGCTGGAGCGCAGAGCAAAAGGAAAGGATATGTAATAGCCGTTGGCACATCACCGAAAAACTGGTCGAGTTAGTTCATGCCAGTAGCAACCCGCCAAAAGCTTTTATTAGCGGTTCAGCCGTGGGTTACTATGGCGATCAACAGCAACACCCGTTTGACGAATCACTACAAGTAGAAGATGAAAGCTTTCCTCACAAAGTTTGCGCTCATTGGGAAGAGATAGCCAAGAGAGCACAATCCAGCAATACACGAGTGATACTACTACGAACAGGGATTGTACTCGGCGAAAATGGCGGTGCGCTAAAGAAGATGCTAATGCCCTACAAGCTAGGAGTAGGCGGACCACTAGGCTCAGGCGAGCAATACATGCCTTGGATTCACATGCTGGATATGGTGAGAGCCATCAACCACTTATTGTCGATGCCTCACGCTCAAGGGGAATTCAACATGTGTGCTCCGCATCCTGTCACCAACAAACTATTCAGCAGCACGTTAGCTAAACAATTAGGCCGACCGCATTTCTTATTCACGCCGAAATGGGCAATGTCTCTTCTGATGGGTGAATCATCTTGTTTGCTATTTGACAGCATTCGCTCCAAGCCGAAGAAACTCACTGAGATGGGCTTCAACTTTAGTTATTCAAGAATCGAGCCGGCACTAAAAAATTTGTTACAACATCAAGACTAA
- a CDS encoding SelT/SelW/SelH family protein, giving the protein MNTEPSSISASITKATIAIHYCRQCNWMLRSSWLCQELLHTFSEEIEQVSLHPDTGGRFEVFCNGIQIWERKADGGFPEAKVLKQRVRNIIAPDRDLGHVDSK; this is encoded by the coding sequence ATGAATACAGAACCAAGCTCGATAAGTGCATCAATCACCAAGGCAACCATCGCTATACACTATTGTCGTCAATGCAATTGGATGCTTCGTTCTAGTTGGTTATGCCAAGAGTTACTGCATACTTTCAGTGAAGAGATAGAGCAAGTGAGTTTACACCCAGATACCGGAGGCCGATTTGAGGTTTTTTGTAATGGAATACAGATTTGGGAAAGAAAAGCGGACGGCGGCTTTCCTGAGGCTAAAGTTCTGAAGCAAAGAGTACGAAACATCATTGCTCCAGACAGAGACCTCGGCCACGTAGACTCAAAATAA
- a CDS encoding P-II family nitrogen regulator — protein sequence MRFKLILAFVEESKTDIVLDAARDAGATGATVINNARGQGLNQKRTFFGLTLEVQKDVLLFVVEEHLARHILERISEVGEFDQESGQGIAVQIDVEDAVGVAHQVETLTKVVEDEL from the coding sequence ATGCGCTTTAAATTGATCTTAGCGTTTGTAGAAGAGAGCAAGACCGATATCGTGCTCGATGCCGCGCGTGACGCCGGCGCAACAGGGGCAACCGTGATTAACAACGCCAGAGGGCAGGGTTTAAACCAAAAACGCACCTTCTTTGGTTTAACGTTAGAGGTGCAAAAAGACGTGCTGCTGTTTGTCGTCGAGGAGCATCTAGCAAGGCATATTCTCGAAAGAATTAGTGAAGTGGGGGAGTTCGACCAAGAGTCAGGGCAAGGGATAGCAGTGCAAATCGATGTCGAAGATGCTGTAGGCGTTGCGCATCAAGTCGAGACGTTAACAAAGGTTGTGGAGGACGAGCTATGA
- a CDS encoding transcriptional regulator — MSNIGTKFILAQRFVFDPNSNSLVDQMSDGEVVRLGSNESRILLMLSERPNEVITRNELHEYVWRDQGFEVDDSSLTQAVSTLRKMLKDSTKSPEFVKTVPKRGYQFIATVERSAPLSSNDQPVTGEISESDVEPILTFANTTLAEETITETIDPEPTAKAQENHVGVEPVTNQVKPKDESSNKWLTFGMLLVAFLMPILILTLKSPAESEFRTLADVDGVKVQTPINHPTLTSWLPAIEKCVLRYNTSHTGMLKPAEVIATGGQGNNLALNYIHLQDYSSENVTLRIYANQSDVHDICNGGQ; from the coding sequence ATGAGCAATATCGGCACAAAGTTTATTCTCGCACAGCGGTTCGTATTCGACCCAAATAGCAACTCACTTGTTGATCAGATGAGCGACGGTGAAGTCGTGCGCTTAGGCAGCAACGAAAGCCGCATTCTCCTTATGCTGTCAGAAAGACCCAATGAAGTTATCACTCGTAACGAATTGCACGAATATGTTTGGCGAGACCAAGGCTTTGAGGTGGATGACTCCAGCTTAACGCAAGCAGTATCGACCCTGAGAAAGATGCTCAAGGACTCGACCAAATCTCCAGAATTCGTAAAAACTGTACCAAAGCGCGGTTACCAATTTATAGCGACGGTTGAACGTTCAGCACCACTGTCATCAAATGATCAGCCAGTAACAGGTGAAATTTCAGAAAGTGACGTAGAGCCGATCTTAACGTTTGCGAATACCACTTTAGCTGAAGAAACCATCACTGAAACTATTGATCCAGAGCCAACTGCAAAGGCTCAAGAAAATCATGTCGGAGTCGAGCCAGTAACCAATCAGGTTAAACCTAAAGATGAAAGTTCGAATAAATGGTTAACGTTCGGAATGTTGCTTGTCGCTTTCCTCATGCCAATTCTCATTTTAACGTTAAAGAGCCCAGCTGAGTCCGAGTTCCGAACATTGGCTGACGTTGATGGTGTCAAAGTTCAAACACCAATTAACCACCCAACTCTCACAAGTTGGTTGCCAGCGATAGAGAAATGTGTATTGCGTTACAACACCAGCCACACTGGCATGCTAAAGCCGGCTGAGGTGATTGCAACAGGCGGACAAGGTAACAATCTAGCTCTAAACTATATTCACCTTCAAGATTACTCGAGCGAGAATGTAACTCTAAGAATTTACGCAAACCAGTCGGATGTACACGACATTTGTAACGGTGGTCAGTAA
- a CDS encoding CBS domain-containing protein, whose product MSTSEKIRVADVMANTYVIIDGLTTVLEAIEMAKKHKVKAIIVDKRHEDDEYGIVLMNDIAKKVLAKNRSPKRTNVYEIMTKPALSVSADMNVKYCARLFERFGISRAPVVSDHKIVGMVSYNNIVINGMARDDV is encoded by the coding sequence ATGAGTACCAGTGAAAAGATCCGTGTGGCCGATGTAATGGCCAATACGTATGTGATTATCGATGGGCTAACCACGGTGTTGGAAGCGATAGAGATGGCGAAAAAGCACAAAGTAAAAGCCATCATTGTTGATAAACGCCACGAGGATGATGAGTATGGCATCGTGCTGATGAATGACATTGCCAAAAAAGTATTAGCTAAAAATCGTTCTCCCAAGCGAACCAACGTTTATGAAATTATGACTAAACCGGCTTTGAGTGTATCTGCTGATATGAACGTAAAGTATTGTGCTCGCTTGTTTGAACGTTTTGGTATCAGCCGGGCTCCTGTGGTCAGTGACCATAAAATAGTCGGTATGGTTAGTTACAATAATATCGTGATCAACGGTATGGCGAGAGATGACGTGTAG
- a CDS encoding DUF1538 domain-containing protein — protein sequence MISAQQFLNTFLGTVTDVIPIAVIIFGFQLAVLRKPVNNLAKVLVGFFYVILGLSLFLMGLELALFPLGETMAMQLTEPSFLTEFKISSGLTLVWFDYYWVYLFAFCIGFSTTIAEPSLIAVAIKANQVSGGSISVNGLRISVALGVAIGISLGSYRIVAGDPIHYYIIFGYVIVVIQTFYAPKLIIPLAYDSGGVTTSTVTVPLVTALGLGLASTVPGRNPVIDGFGLIAFASLFPIISVMGYAQITQWLNRSQSSKESKDAL from the coding sequence ATGATCAGTGCTCAGCAATTTCTCAATACTTTTTTAGGCACTGTGACGGATGTGATTCCGATTGCGGTGATCATCTTTGGTTTTCAATTAGCGGTGCTGCGTAAGCCAGTTAATAACCTAGCCAAAGTGTTGGTAGGTTTCTTTTACGTCATTCTTGGCTTATCGCTCTTTTTGATGGGGTTAGAGCTCGCGTTGTTTCCTTTGGGGGAGACAATGGCAATGCAATTGACCGAGCCAAGTTTTCTGACTGAATTTAAGATCAGTTCAGGCCTTACCTTAGTTTGGTTTGATTATTACTGGGTTTACCTTTTCGCGTTTTGTATTGGTTTCAGTACCACGATAGCCGAGCCCTCGTTGATTGCGGTAGCGATCAAGGCCAATCAAGTCTCTGGTGGCAGTATCAGCGTTAATGGGTTGAGGATCTCCGTGGCATTAGGCGTAGCGATTGGCATATCACTAGGGAGTTATCGCATCGTGGCTGGCGACCCTATTCATTACTACATCATTTTTGGCTATGTCATTGTGGTGATTCAAACCTTCTATGCACCCAAATTGATTATTCCATTAGCTTACGATTCCGGCGGTGTGACGACCTCAACGGTAACGGTTCCTTTAGTGACGGCACTTGGGTTGGGGCTCGCGTCAACGGTGCCTGGAAGAAACCCGGTGATCGATGGCTTTGGGTTGATTGCTTTCGCGAGCTTATTTCCAATTATATCCGTGATGGGGTATGCCCAAATAACGCAGTGGCTAAACCGATCACAATCCTCCAAGGAGAGCAAAGATGCGCTTTAA